Genomic segment of Umezawaea sp. Da 62-37:
TAGTGCATGGGTGATGCCCGTACGTTCAGATTTAAGCATCAAACAAGCACCACCCATGCGCGTTCAGGCCTGGCCCACCACCTCGGGCCTCACGTGCCCCGCAGGGCCGGGGGCAGCAGGTCGCCGTGGGCGGCGGTCATCGCCGCGCACAGGTCCCAGATCCGGTCGACGGTCAGCGCGGCGGCCGTCGCCGGATCGACCATCGCGGCGTGCCGGACGTGCGCGGGATCGCCTTCCACGGCCGCCGCCACGGTCAGCTCGACCACGTTGAGGAAGCCGCGGTTGAGCGCTGCCAACTGGGGCGGGAGCGCGCCGACGCGGTGCGGGTGCACGCCGAGGCGGTCCAGCGTCGCGGGCACCTCCACGGCCGCCCCCGCGGGCAGGTTGTCGATCAGGCCGTGGTTGACCGTGTTCACCTGGATCGTGCGGCGCGTACCCGTGACCAGGCTGTGCACGACCTGCGGGGCGTACTCGGTGGCGTCCTCGTCGAGGACCGGCGGCGGGGTTCCGCCCGCGCCGATCCGGTCGCGCAGCCCCTCGTACTCGGCGAGGTTCGCCGCGCTGATCCCCGCGTAGTCCCGGACGGGGATGCGCAGCCGCTCGATCTCGGAGTCGTGCCCCAGGTACCACGGCACGTACTCGGAGGAGTGCTCGCTGGTCTCCGTCGGGTAGTGGCCGAGCCTGCGGTACATGTCCACGCGCACCCGCCGGGCCAGCTCGGGGTCGGCGGCGATCGCCTCGTCGAGCGCCGGGTAGAGGTCGCGCCCCTCGTGCTGCCACCGCAGGATCCACGCCTGGTGGTTGACGCCCGCGGACAGGAAGTCGACCTCCTCGTAAGGCACGCCGACCAGCCCGCTGAGGTCGCGGATCGTCCAGTACACGGAGTGGCACAGCCCGACGGCCTTCACCTTCGGCGCGACCGCGGCGAGGTACTGGATGTTCATCGCCATCGGGTTGGTGTAGTTGAGCAGCCAGGCGTCCGGGCAGACCGCGAGGATGTCGGCGGCCAGCCCCTCCAGCAGCGGGAACGTCCGCAGGGCGCGGAAGATGCCGCCGATGCCGAGGGTGTCGCCGATCGTCTGCCGCACCCCGAACGACTCGGGGACGTCGAAGTCGGTCAGGGTGGCGGCGTGGCCGCCGACCGCGACCATGTTGATCACGACGTCCGCGCCCTCCAGCACCTTGCGGCGGGACAGCGAGGCGACGACGTGGGGCTTGGCCCCGCACGCCTCGGCGGTGTGCCGGGCCAGCGCCTCGGCGACCGCGAGCCGTTCGCCGTCGATGTCGTGCAGGCCGATGGTGACGTCCGCGAGTTCGGGGAACGACAGGAGGTCGCGGAGGAGTTGGCGCGTGAACTCGACGGAGCCCGCGCCGATGAACGCGATGGTGAGCATCTACCGACCTTCCAGTACGCGGATGAGGCGGGCCACCTCGACGGCCATGGCCTCGCGGCCCGCGCCGAGGTAGCGCCGGGGGTCGACGAGGACGGGATCGTCCCCGAGCCCGGCCCTGATCGCCGCGGTGAAGAACTTGTTGAGCTGGGTGGCGATGTTGATCTTCCGCATCCCCGCGCGGACCGCCGCCGCCAGGTGCTCGTCGGCCACGCCGGACGAGCCGTGCAGCACCAGCGGCACCGGCACGGCCTCCCGCAGCCGCGCGATGAGGTCGAAGTCCAGCGTGGCGGTGCGGGTGAGCATCGCGTGCGACGACCCGACGGCCACGGCGAGCGCGTCCACCCCGGTCGCCTCGACGTAGCGGGCGGCGTCGTCGGGGTCGGTGCGCGTGCCCGGCTCGTGCACGCCGTTCTTCCCGCCGATCTCGCCGAGTTCGGCCTCGACCGACACGCCGTACCCGTGGCAGCGCAGCACCACGGCGGCGGTGCGGGCCACGTTCTCGTCGTGGCCGAGCGCGGACCCGTCGAACATGACCGAGCCGAAGCCCAGGTCGACGGCCTCGCGGATCAGGTCCTCGGAGGTGGCGTGGTCGAGGTGCACGGCGACGGGCGAGGACGCCCCCGCGGCGATGGCGAGCGCGGCGCGGCTGATCGGCGCCAGCGAACCGTGGTAGCGGACGGCGTTCTCGCTGATCTGGAGCACCACGGGGGCGCCCGTCTCGTCGGCCGCGGCGGCGATGGCCTCCGCGTGCTCGATCTGGATCACGTTGAACGCCGCGGTGGGCGCGGCCCGGTCGAGCAAGTCCCGGAGCGGAACCAGCGGCATCTGCTACTCCTCGATCACTCGGCGCGGTCGAACACGGGTCTTGCGGTCCTCGTAGAAGTCGCGGTCGAAGTCCCCGGCCAGCGGGGACCGGACGGCGGCGGCCGACAGGGCGACGGCGTTGGCCAGGCGTTCCGGCCAGGGCAGGTGCCAGCAGGCGACCAGCGCGGCGACGGCCGCGTCCCCGGCTCCGGTCGGGTTGCCGACCACGGACTCGACCGGCGTCGCGGTCCACACGCCGTCGGCGGTGTAGGCGGTCATCCCGGCCGGGCCGTCCGACACCACCGCGGCGGCGGCACCGAGCGCCAGCGGATCCCCGTCGCCGCCCGCGGCGAGCAGTTCCAGCCTGTTGGGCGTGATCACCGCGGGTCCGGCCGCGGCGCCCGCCGCCAGCGCGGGCCCGTCCGCGTCGAGCAGCACGGGGACGTCGGCGGCGCGGACGAGCGTGGCGTAGGCGTCGGCGGGTACGCCCTTCGGCAGGGACCCGGACAGCACGACCAGGTCGGACTCGGCGGCCAGCCGCCGGTAGAGCCGGAGGAACCCGGCCCACTCGACCGCGGTGACGCCCGGTCCCGGCTCGGCGAACATCGTCGCCTCGCCGGACTCCTCGACGACGGCCACCGTCCGGCGGGTCTCCCCCTCGATCGGGAACATCGCCTCGGGCACGCCCGCCGCGACGAGGTCGGCGCCGAGCAGCATCCCGGCGCAGCCCCCGGCCAGGCCGGTCGCGACGACGGCCACGTCGAGCGCCCGCAGGACCCTGGCGACGTTGACGCCCTTGCCGCCCGCCCGGATGGCGGGTTCGCCGACCCGGTGGGTGGCGCCCGCGGTGAGCCGGTCGACCGGGTAGGTCACGTCGAGGGCCGCGTTGAGCGTGACGGTGAGTGCCCGCACGGCGATCAGGCGGTGCTGCGCAGGATGACCGACCGGGTCAGGTGGCGCGGGGTGTCGGGGTTGAGCCCACGCCCGAGCGCGACCTCCACCGCCAGCCGGTGGATGGCCACCAGCTCGGCCAGCGGGTCCCGGTCGCGGGCGATCCACAGGCCGCCGGTGGCGCCGACCTGCCGGTCGAGGCCGGTGGGCGGTGTGCCGAGCACCCACACCGCCGAGCGCGCGTCGGTGATCGCGATGGGACCGTGCCGGTACTCCGCGGCCGGGTAGGACTCGGCCCAGCTCAGGGACGCCTCCCTCATCTTGAGCGCCGCCTCCGCCGCCAGACCGGTGGTCCACGCGGCGCCCAGGAACGTGAACTGCTCGCGCTGGGCGACCCCGGCGGGCAGCGGTTCGGCCAGCGCGCGCTCGGCGTCGGCGACGGCGCGGTCGAGGCTCTCGCCGAGGTGGGCCCGCAGCAGTGCGACCGCCGTCGTGGCGAACCGGGTCTGCACGACGGACCGCTCGTCGGCGAAGTCGAGCACGACGACGTCGCCCGCCAGCGCCATGACCGGGGTCTCCGGATCGGCGATGATCGCCGTCGTGGGCGTCGAGGGCGAGTCCGTCCGCAGCCTCGCGAGGATCTCCAGGATCTCGGTGGTCGTTCCCGACCTGGTCAGCGCCACGACGCGGTCGTAGACGCGGCCCGCGGGCATCTCCGAGGCCGCGAAGGCGTCGGTCTCGCCGTGCCCGGCGTCCTCGCGCAGCCGGGCGTAGGCCTGCGCCATGAACAGCGACGTGCCGCAGCCGACCACGGCGACGCGCTCGCCCCGCCGCGGCAGCGCCCGCACGGTCGCGGGGTCGGCGGCGACCTCGGCGGCCCGTCGCCAGCAGGCGGGCTGCGAGGCGATCTCGCCGGTGGTGTGGAGGCGGCCGGACACCTCGTCGGACTGATCACCGGACGGCTGAGGCTGTACGCGCATGAGAGTTTTCTAGCACAACCGCTCATAATCAAGCAACAAATTTGAGCGTTTGACGACTGTGTGCGTCAAAGGGTCGACCAGGGCAGGACGGAGGTCGGAACGGGGCCCGCTGTCCCGTCCCGACCTCCTCCCCTCCCCCGGCCCGGTGGCTACTTGATCCCGACGGACGCGATGGACCGCACGAAGAAGCGCTGCGCCACGAAGAAGACGAGCAGCACGGGCAACTGGCTCAGCACCGTTCCCGCCATGAGCTTGGGCCAGTTCGTCGTGTGGGAGCCCTGGAAGCTCTGCAACCCGATCTGCACCGTCATGTTGCCGGGGCTGTGGATCGCGATCAGCGGCCAGAGGAAGTCGTTCCACGTCTGCAGGAACGTGAGCACCGCGAGCGTGGCCAGGGTCGGGCGCATCAGCGGGAGCAGGACCTGCGCCAGGATCCGCAGCCTGCCCGCACCGTCGATCCGGGCCGCCTCCTCCAGCTCCCTCGGCACGGTCATGAAGAACTGCCGCATGAGGAACACGCCGAACGCGGTGGCCAGGTTGGGCGCGATCAGCGCGCCGAGCGTGTCGCTCAGGCCCACCTCGCGGACCATGATCAGCAGCGGCAGCATGACGATCTGGAACGGCACCATGAGCGTCGCCAGGATCGCCAGGAACGCCACCCGGCCGCCGAGGAACCGGATGCGCGCGAACGCGTAGCCCGCCAGCGAGCAGAGCACGATGTTGCCGACCACGCAGACGACGGACACCACCGTGCTGTTGTAGAGCCACGAGCCCAGCGGGACGTCGTTCCACGCGTCGGCGTAGTTGTGCCACTCCAGCCCGCTCGGCAGGCCGGGCGGGAAGCGCCGCGACTCCGCGGGCGTGGAGAAGGAGACCATCACCATCCACACCAGCGGCGCGATCATGATCAGCGACAGCGGCAGCAGGATCAGGTGCAGCGCGCTGGGGCGGCGTCGGCGTCGGTGGAGCCGGAGCGTGGTCATCGGGCCTCGAATTGGGAGGTGCGGCGGTTGAACGCGAGCTGGACGACGGTGAACACCAGGATCACCAGGAACACCACGCAGCCGATGGCCGCGGCGTAGCCGCCGTCGAAGCTGACGAAGGCCTCGTTGTAGAGGTGGTAGACGAGCACGGTGGTCGCCCGCAGCGGACCGCCCTTGGTGGTCACGTAGACCTCGTCGAACAGCTGCAACCCGTTGATCGAGAGCCACACCAGCAGGAACCCGGACGCTGGCGCCGCCTGCGGCAGCTCCACGTGCCAGAAGGACTGGAAGCGGCTGCACCCGTCGAGCGCGGAGGCCTCCATCAGGTCCTGGGGGACGTTCTGCAGGGCGGCCAGGAAGATGATCACCGCGAAGCCCAGCCAACCCCAGATCGTCATGCCCACCAGGACGTACAGCGCCTGGCCGGGGTCCTGGAAGAAGCCCTGCTTGGGCAGGCCGACCCCCTGGAGCAGGGCGTTCACCAACCCGAACTGGGGGTTGGTCAGCCAGCTGAACACGATGCCGGTGGCGACCGTGGAGGTCACCAGCGGGACGAACACCGCCATCCGGTACAGGGTGATGCCGCGGATCTTCTGGTTGAGCAGCACCGCTATGGGCAGGGCGAGCACCATCGTGATCGGCACGAAAAGGGCCGTGTAGATCAGCGTCCTGCGCCCGGCGTCCCAGAACAGCGGGTCCTGGGCGAGCTTGGCGTAGTTCGCGCCGCCCGCGAACGTGCCGGGCGAGGTGAGGTCGGTCGTCTGGAAGGACAGCACGAACGACCAGACGACGGGCACCAGCCCGAACAGGCCGATCACCACCATCGCGGGAGCCGCGAACCCCCACCCGGCCAGGTGGTCGGCCGTGCGGACCCGCCGGGGGCGGGGCCCGCGCCTGTCGCGCACCGGTCCCCGCGGCGGCGGTGCGAGGACAGCGGTCACGAGCCGGCCAGGATCTCGTCGACCTTGGTGCGGGCGGCGGCCAGCGCGTCGGCGGGCTGCGCCTCGCCCAGCAGGACCGACTGCACCGCGGTGCCGAGCGCCTGCGAGATCTCCGGGTACTGCGGGATGTTGGGCCGCGCCTTCGACACGTTCTTCGCGAGGTTGTCGACGAACACCTTGTTGCCGGGGTACTTCTCCTCGAACTTCGCGTAGTCGGGCAGCTCCAGCTCGGACTGGCGGATCGGCAGGTGGCCGGTCTCCATCGCGAACTCGAGGTGGATCTGCGGCGACAGCAGCCACTTCAGGAACGGCCACGACTCGGCCTTCCCGTTGTCGCCGAACACCACGTACGTGTCGGGGCCCGCGATCGTGGCGTGGGTGACCTTGCCGGGCAGGAACTGCACGCCGTAGGACACGTCCTCGTTGATGCCGCTCAGGTCCCACGGGCCGGTCCAGAGCATGCCGATCCGGCCGGAGTTGAAGAGGTTGACGTACTGCTGGTCGCCGGTGTCGAGGTAGACGGACTTGTCCTCGACCGCCATGTCGCGCAGCAGCTGCATGGCCTGCTTGCCCGCGTCCGAGTCGAACGCGGACTTCTTCCCGTCCGCCGAGAGCAGGTCGCCGCCCGCCTGCCAGAGCAGGGCGAGGAAGCGCCAGACCGTGTCCTCGGAGCCGTCGTTGGAGTAGGACCAGCCGAACCGGTCGCCGGAGACCGTCAGCTTCGCCGCCGCCGAGCGGAAGTCCTCCCAGGTCCACGTCTCCGTCGGGTAGGCGATGCCCGCCTCGTCGAAGAGCTTCTTGTTGTAGACCAGGGAGAGGTTGTCGACGAGCGCGGGGACGCCGTAGATCTTGCCGTTCACGGTCGAGGCCTCGCGGCCCGCCGCGAACAGGTCGTCCCAGTCGAAGTCCTTGTCGTCGCGGATCAGCGACGTCAGGTCCTGGGTCTGCGGGCGCTCGGCGAGGCCGGAGAGCGAGGAGCCGAACTGGTAGGCCACGGTCGGCGGGTTGCCCGCCACGAACGCGGCCAGCGTCTTCTGCAGGACGTTGTCGTTGCCGCCGTTGAACACCATCTCGACCTGGTTGTCGGGGTGCTCGGAGTTCCAGCGGTCGGCCAGCTTGGTGAGCGCCTCGCCCTCCTGGTCGGTGTAGCCGTGCCACACCGTCACCTTGTCGCCACCACCGGAACCGCTCTTGCCGCCTCCACAGGCCGCGGTCAGCGCGAGCGTGGCCGCCAAGGTCAGGGCCGCCCGCCGACTCAGTCCGCGTCCCTGTGTCATCCGGGCCTCCTGGTGGTGCTTGGTTTTGGTTGAGGCCGGTCACGCTAGAACAGAACCGCTCACATCAGCAAGGGAACGCAGGTAAAAGCTCAGAATCGTTCACTTTTCGTGCCCGAACGATCAAAGTGTCTCTTCTGGATCTGAACCACTGGCCGCAGCAAGGGCTCCACCTTTCATACCCTTTTCGTAGTCCCACGAACGAGACCCACCTCGGATGGTCCCCCACTACTAGGGGTACCCAAATGTGACGGCGTTGTAGTTTAATCGATCAGAAGCAATCAAACTTGATGAGCGATTAAGGAGCTTCGTACGTCTATGGCACCCCTCACCTCAGTACTCGGAAAAGCAGCGGTGACCAGCCTCGTCGTGGTGCTCTGCGCCACCGGGGCGACGGCGCAGGCAGCGCCCCAGCCGTTGGCCGACGACCCCGGAGCGACGGCGATCCAGCTGCCCCCTCTGCCGGGGATCCTGGACTACCAGCTCGGCGCCGCCTACACGCCTCCGGCGGGCGTCACCATCGTGACGCGCGACAGCACCGCCTCACCGGCAGCCGGCATCTACAACATCTGCTACGTGAACGGGTTCCAGACGCAGCCCGAAGAACACGACCTCTGGCTGAACCAGCGCAAGGACCTGCTGGTCACCGGTTCCAACGGCAAGCCGATCGTCGACCCGGAATGGCCGGACGAGTTCATCCTGGACACCTCGACCGCCACCAAGCGCACCAGGCTCGCCGCGATCGCGGACGAGGCCATCACGCGGTGCTCGCAGCGCGGGTTCAAGGGGCTGGAGATCGACAACCTGGATTCCTACGGGCGGTCGAAGGGCAAGCTGACGGTCGACCACAACCTGGCGTACGCGAAGCTGCTCCAGCAGCGGGCGCACGCGCTCGGGCTCGCGATCGGGCAGAAGAACTCGGCCGAGGTGAGCGAGCGGGCGCACAACGAGGTCGGCTTCGACTTCGCGTTCGCCGAGGAGTGCTTCGCCTACGAGGAGTGCGCCGACTACAGCGACGAGTACGGGTCGCTGGTGATGGACGTCGAGTACACGGACAACCTGCCGAACGGGCCGTTCTCGACGGTGTGCCGCAGTGGTGACCGTCCTGCGACTACGACTTTGAGGGACCGGGAGCTTGTCGGGCCCGGGAATCGGGATTACATCTACCAGCACTGCTGATCGGGTGGGGCTGCGACGCTCGTCGGTGTGTTGGCCGGCGGGCGTTGTGGTTTTTTGGGGTGGAGTGGGGTGGGTTTGGGCGGTTCGGTGCCGGGTGGGGGCCGTGGGTTGTCGCCGGTTTGGTTCGCGGCAGCTCGACACCGGGTATCAGTGGCCGCCGTTCTCCGGGTTCGGCCGACTTGACTTGGGGCCCCTCTTTTCGGCCCTCGGCGGTCTTGAAGGGCAGGTGGTGGTGACCTGCCCGCCACCGCGAGGGTAGGGCCGAAAACCCCAAGTCAAGTCGGCCGAACGGATGCGGGCGCGCTCGGTTTGTCGGTGCTCGGTGCCTGGTGTTGGTGCTCGGTGCTCCTGGTCGGGTGGTTTGCTCGGTTCTGTGGTGCTGCGGCTGGACCTGCTCGGTTGTGTGGTGCTTGTGGGTTGGCCTTGTCCGGCTTCAGGCGTGTGACAGGCAGTGTTCGAGGCGGGTGCGGGTGTCTTCGTCGTCGGAGTTGTCGAGGACGTGGCGGTAGTCGGTGGCGGCGTCGGTGTAGCGGCCTGACTGTTCGAAGACGATCGCGCGGTTGTAGCGGGTCTCGGGGGTGTCGGCGAGGCTGACGGCTTGGGTGAGGTCGGACAGGGCGCCGGGGAGGTCGGCGGTTTCGTAGCGGAGTTGGCCGAGGATGGCCCAGGCCGGGGCGAAGGTGGGGTTCGTGCGGGTGACCTCCTCGAGCAGTGCGCGGGCGGTGGTGGGGTCGCCTTGTTCTGCCAGGAGTCTGGCTTTGAGCGAGAGCAGGTGCGGGTTGGCGGGGGCCAGGAGGAGGCCGGTTTCGGTGTTCTGCCAGGCGTGGGGGGAGCCGAGGTCGCAGCGGAGGCTGGAGCGGTTGACGTGGGCTTCGACGTGGCGGGGGTCCAGTTGGACCACGTAGTCGAATTCCGCGAGCGCGCCTTCGAGGTCGCCCAGTTCCAGTAGGCAGTCGGCGAGGTTGTAGTGCACTTCCGGGAACGGTGGCGACAGCGGCAGGACGCGGCGGAACGCTTCCAGGGCTTCGGTGTTGCGGTCCAGTTTGCGGAGCACGGTGCCGACGTGGAAGTGGTGCTCGGGGAAACCGGGGTCCAGGTCGGCGACGGCCTGGTAGTCGACGAGTGCTTCCTCCAGCCTGCCGGTCATGGCGAAGACCTGGGCGCGGTTGTAGCGCAGGACGGAGCGGTGCAGGGCGTGTTCGCCCTCGGCCAGTTCGTCGTCGAGCTTGGCCATGCCGTCCTCCAGCAGGCGCAGCGCCTGGCCGACCTTGCCCTGCCGCACCTCCACGAGCGCGAGGCCGTTGCGGCTGAAGACGGTGTGGAACGCGCGTTCCTTGGGGTCGGGGAGTTGGCTCGCCAGCGCGATGGCGAGGTTCATCCAGCCGCGGGCCCGGTGGAAGTCGCGGCGGTCCTCGGTGAAGTGCCGGGCGTAGAGCATGGCGCTGCCGTAGGCGAGGTTCATGTGCAGCTTGGGGTCGTCGGACACGGCGCGGGCGTCGTCGTAGATCGCCTCGGCCTCGTCGGCGCGGCTCACCGACGCCAGTGAGGTGCTGGCGCCCTCGGTGAAGTGCCACCACAGCTCGGGGTGCGTGGTGTGGTCGACGAGCGCGCGGCCGCGCATGCCGATCTCGGCGGACGCGTGGTAGAGGCCCACTTTGCGGCAGTGGCCCATCGCGCGCTTGAGCGAGTCGGCGCCCGCGCCCATCGGATCGCCGCCGAGGGCGGCGTGGTGGGTGATCGCGCCCAACGCCCACGACGGTTCGCCGGTGGCGACCAGGTCGACCCGACGAGCGTCGTGCAGCGCGGCCCGGAACTGCGGCTCCACCTGGTCGTAGGCCGCGCGCAGCGCCGGGTCGTCGCTGGTGCAGTCGCTGTCCACGTAGGCCTTGGCCAGTGCGGGCACGTCCGCGGGCTCGGCCGCGGGTGGGCGGACCGCGGTGGCCTGGGTGGCGCGGGCGTGTTCGGCGAGCACCTCGCTCAACGAGATCGCGAGCTCGCCGCGGGGATCGACGACCGGGTCGGTGCCGGTGCCGACGACGACCACGAGGTTCGGCAGGTCGGTGCGGCGCAGCAGGACCGCGACGAACTCGTGGTCGGTCGGGTCGGCCTCGTGGACGTTCTCCACGACCAGCGTCCGCGGCCCGCCCAGTTCGTCGAGGTAGACCTTGAGGAACTCCGCGAGCCCGTTGGCGATGTTGAGCGTGTGCAGGCGCGAGTAGAACCGGGTGCGCTCCTCGTCGGCGACCGTCCACTCCAGCGTCGCCCACGCGGGCGGCACCGCACCGGCCAGTTCGGGGGCCACCGTGGCGACCTCGATGTTGTGCCGCGCGGCCAGTTCGGGGCGGCGGATGAACGCGTCCACGGCGATCGCCCGCATCAGCGCGCCCGCCGCGGAGTACGGGCCGCGCAACCCGCGGTGCGCGTCCACGACCGCGAGGACCGGCGGCAGGTCGAGGCCGTCGCGCAGCCTGGCGCGGTCGGCGAGGTGGCGGGACCGGAGCCAGTGGTGGCGGGTCATGGCGTTGTCCTTTCAGACGCGCTTGCGACGCCGGTCGCGCAGGGCGAGCAGCCCGTAGACGACGATCGGGACGAGCGAGAAGGTGAGGAAGACCGTCGAGTCCAGCAGTTGGAGGGCCGTCGCCCCGCTGCCGTCGGCCAGGCGGGTGAACACGCCGCGGAACATGAAGTACGTGACCGGGGCCAGTGCCAGCGCGAACGTGGTGAGGCTGACGGCGTAGCCGACCAGCACGAACCACGAGTACCAGCGGACGACCCGGCGGTCCACGGGGTGCCAGGCGGACTCGTCGTGCAGCCGGTCGCGGCGGCCGAGGAGCCGGTGGACCTTGTTGGCGACCGCCTGCTTGGCGGCGGTGTGCAGGTCCACGCAGCCCAGCGCGGTGCTGACCAGCACGTACAGGTCCGTGCGCAGGAAGAACGAGAACTGCCACGCCACCCGCAGGAGCGTCGCGAACGCGACCGCCAGGCAGAACCGGCCGCCGAGGGAGAGCGCGCCGCCGGGCTGCCGGGTGAGGTCGGCGGCCACGGTCAGACCCGCCACGACCACGAGGTCGACCATGATCCCGGCGACGATCGGCAGGTAGCGCTGCCTGCGCGGCACGGACACCAGGCCGTCCATGGAGGTCTCCAGGACGATGAAGTACAGCCGCCTGCCGACGTGCAGCGACGACGGCAGGCCGAGGCGGCGGCCCGCCAGCGCGTGGAACGACTCGTGCAGCAGCAACAGCGGCAGCGCGGCGACGAACAGGGTCGCCTGGATGACCGAGTAGTACTCGACGTAGAAGATGTTGCGGTAGGTCGGCCGGAGGTCGGCGTGCACGACCATCGCCACCAGCGCCCAGACCGCCAGGGCGCCGTAGAGGAACCAGGCGGGCGGGGAGAACAGCGCGCGTCCGGTCCGCTGCCATCGGACGGCGGGCGCCTCCGGTGCCATTCCGTCCGCCGATCGCACGAATTCGAATTCGTGCAGCGCGCCGACCACGTCCGCGATGTCGACCGGTTCACCGTATTCGGCTTCGTACCAGAGGGCCGCGGCGGCCGGTGGAAGTCCTTCCTCCATTTTTCGGACCAGCGCGGCGCCGTCCGGCGGGAGGACCGCGTAGGAATCGATGTCCCGACGGCCGACGGTGACGTCGTCCCCGTCCGGCAGGTAGACCAGCGGGTGCAGCCGGAGCGGGCGCCCGAGGTCGGCGACGCCGCCGGGCTCCGCGCTCAGCACCTCCGAGTCGCTCATCCACGATCCCTTCGCGTGCGGGTGGAACAAGGCCGTGCCGGGCGTGACCACGCAGGTCACGCCCGGTCCGGGATCAGCTCGCGGGGAGCGTGGGGACCTTGTACTGCGAGCACGCGGCGGCGATCAGGCGGACCGGACCGGCCTTGCGGATCGTGATCTTCTTCATCTTCGGGTTCACAACGCCTCCTGGGGAGTGGACGCTCCGGAAGACACGTGCGGCCGCCCCGCGCTTTGTGGGGCGCGCACGGCGGAAATCCGCGAAGGCGTCGCGATAAAAGATGCTGATGCACCCATTACCCTGTCTCCGGTGCGCATTTCGGTGCGCTCGACGCCGGCTGAGGTTAAGTCGCCGAAAGGATTCGCAACCATAGACCGTAAGAGTGGTCACCGCGGGCTACTCCCGATTTGTCGCGCACCACTTCTTGCGCTTGCCCGGACAAAACCCGCCAAGTCCTGCTCGGAGCCCGTCGGATGAACGGATCCGCAACGGGGGATGAACCCGCGCGCTGCGCCGAAGGGCGGCCCACGGTGAGTGACATCCTGCAAACTTTCGACCGCGCTCCCGGCGCCACGCCACGGTGCGCGACGCCACCGGCCGCGACTGCGTCCTGTCGAGTCCGCCGCGGCCACCCGGACGGCCGAGTCCCGTTCGCGCCCCGTGTCCGGTTCGAACGTTTGCCGCGACCTGCCTCCGTTGCGGAAAGCCGCAGGTCAACGCTGTCATCCCAGGGCGTTCGGCGGCGACGGGACCGCGTTCGGACGAGCGGTCGGTCCCGTGCACGGCGAAGGGCCGGGGCGGTGGTCGCGAACCCCACCGCCCCGGCCCCGTGCACGGACTACATCAGCGCTTCTCCGCCGTGTAGAGCGCCGTCACCTCCTGGTCGGTCAGCGCACGGCTGTACGCGTGGACCGAGTCGACCGCGCCCGACCAGAAGTCGCCCTTGGCGCCCGCGTACTTCGCGCGCCCCACGGACAACGGGCCGGTGCTGGTGACGTCCGGGCCCGCGGGCGAGGTGCCCACGCGCTGGCCGTCCACGAACAGCCTGACCTCACCGGTGGTGTGGTCGCGCACGCCGACCAGCTGGTACCAGCGGTTCAGCTCGGGGGCGACGGTGAACCTGGCGCGGTTGCCGCCCGGAGTGCTGAAGGCGAACGCCCCCTGCCCGTACTGGAG
This window contains:
- a CDS encoding alpha-glucosidase/alpha-galactosidase — protein: MLTIAFIGAGSVEFTRQLLRDLLSFPELADVTIGLHDIDGERLAVAEALARHTAEACGAKPHVVASLSRRKVLEGADVVINMVAVGGHAATLTDFDVPESFGVRQTIGDTLGIGGIFRALRTFPLLEGLAADILAVCPDAWLLNYTNPMAMNIQYLAAVAPKVKAVGLCHSVYWTIRDLSGLVGVPYEEVDFLSAGVNHQAWILRWQHEGRDLYPALDEAIAADPELARRVRVDMYRRLGHYPTETSEHSSEYVPWYLGHDSEIERLRIPVRDYAGISAANLAEYEGLRDRIGAGGTPPPVLDEDATEYAPQVVHSLVTGTRRTIQVNTVNHGLIDNLPAGAAVEVPATLDRLGVHPHRVGALPPQLAALNRGFLNVVELTVAAAVEGDPAHVRHAAMVDPATAAALTVDRIWDLCAAMTAAHGDLLPPALRGT
- a CDS encoding class II fructose-bisphosphate aldolase, which gives rise to MPLVPLRDLLDRAAPTAAFNVIQIEHAEAIAAAADETGAPVVLQISENAVRYHGSLAPISRAALAIAAGASSPVAVHLDHATSEDLIREAVDLGFGSVMFDGSALGHDENVARTAAVVLRCHGYGVSVEAELGEIGGKNGVHEPGTRTDPDDAARYVEATGVDALAVAVGSSHAMLTRTATLDFDLIARLREAVPVPLVLHGSSGVADEHLAAAVRAGMRKINIATQLNKFFTAAIRAGLGDDPVLVDPRRYLGAGREAMAVEVARLIRVLEGR
- a CDS encoding hexose kinase produces the protein MRALTVTLNAALDVTYPVDRLTAGATHRVGEPAIRAGGKGVNVARVLRALDVAVVATGLAGGCAGMLLGADLVAAGVPEAMFPIEGETRRTVAVVEESGEATMFAEPGPGVTAVEWAGFLRLYRRLAAESDLVVLSGSLPKGVPADAYATLVRAADVPVLLDADGPALAAGAAAGPAVITPNRLELLAAGGDGDPLALGAAAAVVSDGPAGMTAYTADGVWTATPVESVVGNPTGAGDAAVAALVACWHLPWPERLANAVALSAAAVRSPLAGDFDRDFYEDRKTRVRPRRVIEE
- a CDS encoding sugar isomerase, whose product is MRVQPQPSGDQSDEVSGRLHTTGEIASQPACWRRAAEVAADPATVRALPRRGERVAVVGCGTSLFMAQAYARLREDAGHGETDAFAASEMPAGRVYDRVVALTRSGTTTEILEILARLRTDSPSTPTTAIIADPETPVMALAGDVVVLDFADERSVVQTRFATTAVALLRAHLGESLDRAVADAERALAEPLPAGVAQREQFTFLGAAWTTGLAAEAALKMREASLSWAESYPAAEYRHGPIAITDARSAVWVLGTPPTGLDRQVGATGGLWIARDRDPLAELVAIHRLAVEVALGRGLNPDTPRHLTRSVILRSTA
- a CDS encoding carbohydrate ABC transporter permease, which produces MTTLRLHRRRRRPSALHLILLPLSLIMIAPLVWMVMVSFSTPAESRRFPPGLPSGLEWHNYADAWNDVPLGSWLYNSTVVSVVCVVGNIVLCSLAGYAFARIRFLGGRVAFLAILATLMVPFQIVMLPLLIMVREVGLSDTLGALIAPNLATAFGVFLMRQFFMTVPRELEEAARIDGAGRLRILAQVLLPLMRPTLATLAVLTFLQTWNDFLWPLIAIHSPGNMTVQIGLQSFQGSHTTNWPKLMAGTVLSQLPVLLVFFVAQRFFVRSIASVGIK
- a CDS encoding sugar ABC transporter permease encodes the protein MTAVLAPPPRGPVRDRRGPRPRRVRTADHLAGWGFAAPAMVVIGLFGLVPVVWSFVLSFQTTDLTSPGTFAGGANYAKLAQDPLFWDAGRRTLIYTALFVPITMVLALPIAVLLNQKIRGITLYRMAVFVPLVTSTVATGIVFSWLTNPQFGLVNALLQGVGLPKQGFFQDPGQALYVLVGMTIWGWLGFAVIIFLAALQNVPQDLMEASALDGCSRFQSFWHVELPQAAPASGFLLVWLSINGLQLFDEVYVTTKGGPLRATTVLVYHLYNEAFVSFDGGYAAAIGCVVFLVILVFTVVQLAFNRRTSQFEAR
- a CDS encoding ABC transporter substrate-binding protein, producing MTQGRGLSRRAALTLAATLALTAACGGGKSGSGGGDKVTVWHGYTDQEGEALTKLADRWNSEHPDNQVEMVFNGGNDNVLQKTLAAFVAGNPPTVAYQFGSSLSGLAERPQTQDLTSLIRDDKDFDWDDLFAAGREASTVNGKIYGVPALVDNLSLVYNKKLFDEAGIAYPTETWTWEDFRSAAAKLTVSGDRFGWSYSNDGSEDTVWRFLALLWQAGGDLLSADGKKSAFDSDAGKQAMQLLRDMAVEDKSVYLDTGDQQYVNLFNSGRIGMLWTGPWDLSGINEDVSYGVQFLPGKVTHATIAGPDTYVVFGDNGKAESWPFLKWLLSPQIHLEFAMETGHLPIRQSELELPDYAKFEEKYPGNKVFVDNLAKNVSKARPNIPQYPEISQALGTAVQSVLLGEAQPADALAAARTKVDEILAGS